The genomic stretch CCAGCACCTCGGCAATCTGATCCTTCGTTACGGCCACAAGCCGCTGGGCTTCGGCGCCTCGCTGGGCTTGAACTACATCGGCAAGAAGGTCGATGAGACCAGCCCCCTGACCCCGACCAAGACCGAGAAGGCCTTCACCACGGTGGATGCCTCCCTCACCCAGCGTATTTACGGCGGGGCCAGCTTTTTCGCCAGCGCCAACAATCTGCTCAACGAGAAGCGCGAGAAACAGGACGGTCTCAAGACCGAGCGCGAGGAGGTCGGGCGCATGTTCTTTGCAGGCGTGAGGTTTGATCTGTGATGCGGTTGATGCGCAAGCTCCATGAATGGTTCGGTCTGCTCACCCTGGTCGTCGTGGTCATCGTCTCGGTCACCGGCGTGCTGCTGGTGCACAAGAAGTCCCTGGGGCTGGACAAGGTCAGCTTCAACCTGCCGGGCTATGCCGTGCCGCCCACGGCGGATGCCTGGGAGACCCTGGAGGTTGGCGAGCACCTGATCGTCACCACCAAGCAAGGCGTGTTCGTGCGGGTCGCCGGCGCATGGCGGGGCACCCTGCCGGTGCCGGTGCGTCAGCTCGTTCTGCACGAAACCACCCTTTATGCGGCCGCCAAGGACGGGCTCCACCGCAGTGTCGATCAGGGCTTGAGCTGGGATAATCTGCTGCCCGGACAGGAGGTCCGGGCAGCCGTCCTGTCCGGCGGGGAACTGCTCGCCGCCACGACAAGCGGTCTGCTGCGCGCCTCTGGCGAAACATCGGGCACCTGGACGGAGGTCGTCGTCTTCGGCAAGAAACCCCTCGATGTGCGGCGCATTCAGCCCCTCGGAGACGAGTTGCTGCTGGCGGCCAAGGAAGGCCTGTTCCATTTAGGCGAAGGGGGCGCCCTGCGCCTTGTCGGCCTACCCTTGGAAGAAAGCGCGGTCGCCCGCGTATCTTTGCAGCGCCTCGTCACCGATCTGCACAACGGCGATTTTTTCGGTCGCCTGGGCTATCTGGCCATCGACGCCACGGGCGTCGCCCTGGTGCTCCTATCGTTGACCGGGGTCTACCTCTGGTACGTGCCCTGGAAAAAACGCCGCCAGGCGGCGCGGTCGAGGGGAGAGCATCTTTAGGCGGTGAATGACACGGGGAGTTTTTGGTGCAGGCGAAGGAACAGCGTGGCTCGCAGGCCCCTATCCTTGACGGAAAAGGGGCCTGTTTTTCTCCCTGTCACAAACTCCAGGTCAAACCCACCAGCAGCGCGTAGTCGGCTTCGGGGCGGCTCAGGCCGAATTTGAAACCGCAATCAAGATCGATGTTGTCCGCGAGGGAATACACCAGACCGGCCAGACCGAAGGCCGGGTGCAGGTCGGAATTTTTCGACTCGTGGCTTTCGATGCCGATGTCGGCCACCAGGTCGAGGT from Geoalkalibacter sp. encodes the following:
- a CDS encoding TonB-dependent receptor, with the translated sequence QHLGNLILRYGHKPLGFGASLGLNYIGKKVDETSPLTPTKTEKAFTTVDASLTQRIYGGASFFASANNLLNEKREKQDGLKTEREEVGRMFFAGVRFDL
- a CDS encoding PepSY domain-containing protein, whose amino-acid sequence is MRLMRKLHEWFGLLTLVVVVIVSVTGVLLVHKKSLGLDKVSFNLPGYAVPPTADAWETLEVGEHLIVTTKQGVFVRVAGAWRGTLPVPVRQLVLHETTLYAAAKDGLHRSVDQGLSWDNLLPGQEVRAAVLSGGELLAATTSGLLRASGETSGTWTEVVVFGKKPLDVRRIQPLGDELLLAAKEGLFHLGEGGALRLVGLPLEESAVARVSLQRLVTDLHNGDFFGRLGYLAIDATGVALVLLSLTGVYLWYVPWKKRRQAARSRGEHL